The following are from one region of the Acidobacteriota bacterium genome:
- a CDS encoding sulfotransferase domain-containing protein: MIWGLKKIVKYALGSDIAGRNLAIYPDDTFIVSYPRSGNTWTRFLVANLVHPEQPITFANIEKLIPDCEAMSSRFLKSVARPRIIKSHEYFDPRYKKVLYIVRDPRDVVLSYYDFCRKYRQIEDNFPLSRFVSDFVAGRLLSFDWGTWGENVSSWLYTRNGRPDFLLLRYEDMLDNTKEELTRVASFLGINPTPEVLNNAIERSSAERMRGMEKTQGEQWVTTKNKRSDIPFVRTASSGLWKEKLPAESIAEIESAWGPLMRQLGYELTSDHFGTGQKTESPELVKEHI; this comes from the coding sequence ATGATCTGGGGTCTCAAGAAAATCGTCAAGTACGCGCTCGGCTCTGACATTGCCGGACGCAATCTGGCGATCTATCCGGACGATACGTTTATCGTTTCGTATCCTCGTTCGGGGAATACCTGGACGCGTTTTCTCGTTGCCAACCTCGTTCATCCCGAGCAGCCGATTACTTTCGCAAATATCGAAAAGCTGATTCCTGATTGCGAGGCGATGTCGAGCCGCTTCCTGAAGTCGGTTGCGCGTCCCCGCATCATCAAGAGCCACGAATACTTCGATCCCCGGTACAAGAAGGTGCTCTACATCGTGCGTGATCCGCGCGACGTGGTGCTCTCCTATTACGATTTCTGCCGCAAGTACCGCCAGATCGAAGACAATTTTCCGCTCAGCCGTTTCGTGAGTGATTTTGTTGCCGGGCGCCTGTTGTCCTTTGACTGGGGAACGTGGGGCGAGAATGTCAGCAGTTGGCTCTACACGCGTAACGGGCGGCCAGATTTTCTCCTGCTCCGGTACGAGGACATGCTCGACAACACGAAAGAGGAACTGACCCGGGTGGCCAGCTTCCTGGGGATTAACCCAACGCCCGAAGTGCTCAACAACGCGATCGAGCGTAGCTCCGCGGAACGCATGCGTGGCATGGAAAAGACGCAAGGCGAACAGTGGGTCACGACCAAGAATAAGCGCAGCGACATCCCATTTGTGCGAACCGCTTCTTCAGGACTGTGGAAAGAGAAATTGCCGGCCGAATCGATTGCAGAAATCGAGTCAGCATGGGGACCGTTGATGCGCCAGTTGGGATATGAGTTGACGTCCGACCACTTCGGCACGGGTCAGAAAACGGAATCGCCAGAACTTGTAAAGGAACACATCTAG
- a CDS encoding flippase has product MRKFEKGQIIKNISSSWFSLGINIVTGIFLSPFILHHLGDTAFGVWVLIFSVTGYYGLFDLGIRSSVVRYVSKFTATDENEELAKVVNTSLFSYSCIGLASLLVTLLLCFNVEHVFAKIPAEMIPTARWLLFMVGASVALGFPLGVFGGFLEGLQRFYVLNWTNVVATLLRTWLIVVVLSRGYGLLMVAFITIVLPMIASIVRAGIALSIRPVPFGFKYIDRPTFRRIVNYSSSTFLIMVAGRLKFKTDEIVIGTMLSAAAVTYFNIGNRIVDYAGQVVTTLAQVFTPMSSQSEAKGDKNRLRKIFVVGNRVCAFIIFPICATLIILGKSVIEVWMGKKYLTTDSYPVLVIMIIACTLWWSQSASGRVLFGMSKHSTWAKVTLIEGVSNLILSILLVRPFGIIGDAFGTAIPLACSTIFFMPRHVSKLLDIRLRTYLREAYVLPFLLTMPLVATLLLLKQWFVPHNYRGLGLQLAIGGAVYGSGLAWAYFSNRAFQTGQLVVKTEPKPEQFEAIAEAVDSTRGEV; this is encoded by the coding sequence ATGCGCAAATTCGAAAAAGGTCAGATCATCAAGAACATCAGTTCGAGTTGGTTCTCTCTGGGAATCAACATCGTGACTGGAATTTTTCTGTCTCCCTTCATTCTTCATCATTTGGGAGACACGGCGTTCGGCGTCTGGGTTCTGATCTTCTCGGTCACCGGGTACTACGGACTTTTTGACCTTGGCATCCGGTCCTCAGTCGTGCGCTACGTTTCCAAATTCACGGCGACCGACGAAAACGAAGAACTAGCCAAGGTCGTCAATACCAGCCTCTTCAGCTATAGCTGTATCGGACTCGCGAGCCTCCTCGTCACGCTACTGCTGTGCTTCAACGTCGAACATGTCTTCGCGAAGATTCCAGCGGAGATGATTCCGACCGCGCGCTGGCTGCTTTTCATGGTTGGCGCTTCGGTAGCGCTGGGATTTCCTCTGGGAGTTTTCGGCGGATTCCTGGAAGGCTTGCAGCGGTTCTACGTCCTCAACTGGACGAACGTCGTCGCAACCCTGCTGCGGACGTGGCTCATCGTAGTCGTGCTCAGCCGGGGATACGGCCTGCTGATGGTGGCGTTCATTACGATCGTTCTCCCGATGATCGCTTCCATCGTCCGCGCCGGCATCGCCTTGAGTATTCGGCCCGTTCCATTCGGTTTCAAGTACATCGACCGGCCTACATTCCGCCGGATCGTGAATTACAGCAGTTCGACGTTCCTGATCATGGTGGCGGGCCGCCTGAAGTTCAAGACCGACGAAATCGTCATCGGCACGATGCTGTCAGCGGCGGCGGTTACCTACTTCAACATCGGCAACCGCATCGTAGACTATGCCGGGCAGGTCGTGACCACGCTCGCGCAAGTCTTTACGCCCATGTCGAGCCAGTCGGAAGCCAAGGGCGACAAGAACCGTCTGCGGAAGATTTTTGTGGTCGGAAACCGCGTATGCGCATTCATTATTTTTCCCATTTGCGCGACCCTCATCATTCTCGGAAAATCTGTGATCGAGGTATGGATGGGGAAGAAGTACCTCACGACCGACAGCTATCCCGTGCTCGTGATCATGATCATAGCCTGCACGCTGTGGTGGTCGCAGAGCGCCTCCGGACGGGTTTTGTTTGGGATGTCCAAGCACAGCACATGGGCAAAGGTCACGCTCATTGAGGGTGTGTCGAACCTGATCCTCAGCATTCTTCTGGTGCGGCCGTTCGGCATCATCGGCGACGCGTTCGGCACTGCCATCCCGCTAGCGTGCAGCACGATCTTCTTCATGCCTCGCCATGTTTCGAAACTGCTCGATATTCGTTTGCGAACGTACTTGCGGGAGGCCTATGTTCTGCCGTTTCTGTTGACGATGCCGCTGGTGGCCACTCTTCTTTTGTTGAAGCAGTGGTTTGTACCTCACAACTACCGGGGGCTGGGACTCCAATTGGCGATTGGTGGAGCAGTCTATGGATCCGGATTGGCATGGGCGTACTTCAGCAACCGCGCCTTCCAGACAGGTCAGCTCGTGGTCAAGACTGAACCGAAGCCCGAGCAATTTGAGGCCATCGCGGAAGCGGTGGACTCGACTCGCGGTGAGGTCTAA
- a CDS encoding PEP-CTERM sorting domain-containing protein translates to MNGSNEGKQVRRRRRWYRRRLRLQRGLLTATMLLLLAGACWQSAARWLSLPSLHASNFLPQSFWTRGNIRNNLALMSHAGTVRVSRSGRSTYPYSVIPGGVSDIADLREHAARDYVVRRHFAGFNYARARLVRSQKAREVYLSYRLRDRIFWTRKKVRLLEAELLITDGTITARARCGNQVSETPKEEVSDEEPAQDVLDEPVANIAAIGPVLPIQFLNVHPNMPGVDGNPPSGPQLFAGGFNFPYVDFGVSIHHLCKPGEQDKRCKHHHKPPAVPEPGSLLLIGSGLALVYWRYRRQVTEA, encoded by the coding sequence TTGAACGGTTCGAACGAAGGGAAGCAGGTTCGGAGGAGACGCCGCTGGTATCGGCGGAGATTGCGTCTGCAGCGCGGTTTGCTGACTGCGACCATGCTGCTCCTTCTAGCCGGTGCGTGCTGGCAGAGTGCTGCGCGATGGTTATCCCTTCCGTCCCTCCATGCTTCGAATTTCCTGCCGCAATCATTTTGGACCCGGGGGAATATTCGAAACAATCTCGCGCTCATGTCGCATGCCGGCACGGTGCGCGTGTCACGATCCGGACGCAGTACCTATCCTTACTCGGTGATTCCGGGTGGGGTGAGCGATATCGCGGACCTTCGGGAGCATGCGGCACGCGACTACGTGGTTCGTCGCCACTTCGCCGGCTTCAACTATGCTCGCGCCCGACTGGTTCGGTCACAGAAAGCCCGCGAAGTTTATCTTTCCTATCGATTGCGGGATCGGATTTTTTGGACGCGCAAGAAAGTCCGTCTGCTGGAAGCGGAACTCCTGATTACCGACGGCACGATTACCGCCCGCGCCCGTTGTGGCAACCAGGTTTCGGAAACGCCGAAAGAAGAAGTTTCGGATGAAGAGCCGGCGCAGGATGTTTTGGATGAACCTGTCGCCAACATTGCGGCGATTGGCCCGGTGCTGCCGATTCAATTTCTGAATGTGCATCCCAATATGCCGGGCGTCGACGGCAATCCCCCGAGCGGCCCTCAGTTGTTTGCCGGTGGCTTCAACTTTCCTTACGTAGATTTCGGCGTGTCGATCCATCACCTCTGCAAACCGGGCGAGCAAGACAAGCGGTGCAAGCATCACCACAAGCCTCCCGCAGTACCCGAACCGGGCTCATTGCTACTGATTGGCTCCGGATTGGCATTGGTTTACTGGCGGTATCGCCGCCAGGTAACCGAGGCGTAA
- a CDS encoding AMIN domain-containing protein, with translation MTRLSRCTWLLAFGILPLVPLCAQNPIRVQHVVVMGGGSAIEVEIQASGTVVPQCQVITGPDRIIVDFPGTVPAAELRTVNVNRGALKTIRAGLFSANPPVTRVVLDLSEPQTYQVFSVRNVVMLKVGTVKPSGAKMMNAALTSDSSAPAAEIQTAPAAPPKPPLEVTFENGLLRIHTERATLSQVLFEVQRQTGAEIAIPAGAESEEIAVELGPAPAREVLAALLNGSRYNFIFVGNNRGRTFQKAILSVR, from the coding sequence ATGACTCGCCTATCCCGTTGCACGTGGTTACTCGCGTTTGGAATTCTGCCGCTTGTGCCTCTCTGCGCGCAGAATCCGATCCGTGTGCAGCATGTGGTCGTCATGGGAGGCGGATCGGCAATCGAGGTTGAAATTCAAGCTTCGGGAACGGTCGTCCCGCAGTGCCAGGTGATCACAGGGCCAGATCGAATTATCGTGGATTTCCCAGGCACAGTGCCCGCCGCCGAACTACGCACTGTAAACGTCAATCGCGGCGCTTTGAAGACGATTCGCGCGGGACTGTTCTCAGCGAATCCGCCTGTGACGCGCGTCGTGCTCGACTTGAGCGAGCCGCAAACCTACCAAGTGTTTTCCGTCCGCAATGTCGTGATGCTGAAGGTCGGAACCGTGAAGCCCTCCGGCGCCAAGATGATGAACGCAGCGCTCACTTCAGATTCGAGCGCGCCTGCCGCCGAGATCCAGACTGCTCCCGCTGCTCCACCTAAGCCTCCGTTGGAAGTGACTTTTGAAAATGGCTTGCTCCGGATTCACACCGAGCGCGCGACTCTCTCGCAGGTGCTATTCGAAGTGCAGCGGCAAACCGGTGCGGAGATTGCGATTCCTGCTGGTGCGGAGAGCGAAGAGATTGCTGTTGAATTGGGACCGGCCCCTGCGAGAGAAGTGCTGGCCGCGCTACTGAATGGATCGCGCTACAACTTCATCTTCGTGGGGAACAATCGCGGCCGAACGTTTCAGAAGGCGATACTCAGCGTTCGCTGA
- a CDS encoding pilus assembly protein, translated as MRRCQAIGHDAAGSALLEFAIVLPLLVVFIVGIYDFSGAYNVKQKIEHAARSGASAAAGQPTGDMDASISNPDSLQPVVDVVFNSLASDSVLPLANQGTCKASAAAPSNVGLVWTYTITGCPDDLTITIDRGLFVAGQPTVSTAVTVGFPYHWRFNTVIQLLIPGASYAAITDLRQTATVQNQM; from the coding sequence ATGCGACGCTGCCAAGCGATCGGGCACGATGCTGCCGGTTCAGCGTTGCTTGAGTTCGCGATCGTGTTGCCGTTGTTGGTGGTATTCATCGTCGGCATCTACGACTTCAGTGGCGCTTATAACGTGAAGCAGAAGATCGAACACGCGGCGCGCTCAGGAGCCAGTGCAGCGGCTGGTCAACCGACGGGCGATATGGATGCGTCCATCTCGAACCCGGACTCGCTCCAACCGGTCGTGGATGTCGTCTTCAATTCGTTGGCGTCCGACAGTGTCCTACCTCTAGCAAATCAGGGAACCTGCAAAGCATCGGCAGCGGCCCCTTCGAACGTTGGACTGGTCTGGACCTATACCATTACTGGTTGCCCCGATGACCTTACGATCACGATTGATCGGGGACTGTTTGTTGCAGGCCAACCTACGGTGAGCACGGCAGTGACGGTGGGCTTTCCTTATCATTGGCGGTTCAATACTGTGATTCAATTGCTAATCCCGGGAGCATCTTACGCAGCCATCACGGACTTGCGCCAGACTGCCACCGTGCAAAATCAGATGTGA
- a CDS encoding pilus assembly protein, with product MMRILQRLERTDGAEIAEVALVLPLVFMFLMGIVWFGRAFNIYSTITHAAEQGAMVAARPTCGTCIQPADQWGSTNFPGDTTVQDSVFSVLRSSSLDPSQIVVYFPSVISCPLPAPPGNCSTTGNNITICRSVVLNPTGTVPQCGSIVSFQYPFQMNLPFTSLNLQQIVLKAQAQNRMEN from the coding sequence ATGATGAGAATTCTGCAAAGACTCGAACGGACGGACGGCGCAGAAATCGCGGAAGTGGCACTGGTTCTGCCGCTCGTTTTCATGTTCCTGATGGGAATTGTCTGGTTTGGCCGCGCCTTCAATATCTATTCGACAATCACCCATGCAGCGGAACAAGGAGCGATGGTTGCGGCGCGTCCCACCTGTGGAACCTGTATCCAGCCCGCGGATCAGTGGGGCAGTACCAATTTTCCTGGCGATACCACCGTGCAAGATTCAGTTTTTTCAGTTCTGAGATCTTCCAGCCTCGACCCAAGCCAGATCGTAGTCTACTTTCCGTCCGTCATTTCATGTCCCCTGCCCGCGCCGCCTGGGAATTGCTCGACCACCGGCAATAACATCACTATCTGCCGCTCAGTGGTTTTGAACCCCACTGGAACCGTGCCGCAATGCGGATCGATTGTGAGTTTCCAGTATCCGTTCCAGATGAACTTGCCCTTCACTTCCCTGAATCTTCAGCAGATCGTTTTGAAGGCACAAGCGCAAAACCGGATGGAGAACTAG